From Pedosphaera parvula Ellin514:
TCGTTTTGAGATTGGAGGTGACGTCATCACCAGTGGTGCCGTCGCCACGGGTTGCACCGCAGACGAAAACTCCTTTTTCGTATTTGAGATTGATGGCGACGCCGTCGACTTTGGGTTCCAGAATCCATTCCAACGTTTCGTTGGGGAGCAAGCGTTGGACGCGGCCGACGAAATCGCGGACATCCTGCTGTGAGTAGGTGTTGTCCAGACTCATCATCGGCGAGAGATGGTGGACGGGCTTGAATTCTTTCAGTGGCTCACCGCTGACGCGTTGGCTGGGAGAATCGGAGGTGATGAGGTCGGGGAATTTTTTCTCGAGATCGAGCAGCTCGTGATAGAGTCGGTCGTAAGCCTGATCACTGATGGTGGGCTTCGCCTCGACATAATAGGCATTGTCGTGGCCGCGAATTTCCTCGACGAGCTGGGTGTGTCGAGTCTTGGCTTCGTTATGAGTCATGGGCTTCTTCAGGATTCAAGCTGGGGCCTTGTTTACGCATTAATGCTGCACCCCCAATCAATTACCTTTCCTTAAAGCCGGTGGCAAGCGGACAAAGCACTTGTAGCAAACAGTTATGAAACTTATAGTCTGGTTGTCTGTCTTCGCGTGCGGGCTTCCTTCCCGGCCTTGTAGATCGACATTTTTTGATATGACCGATTCAACACATACACCCGAAATCTCGGATTCTCTATCCGACTTTACCACCAATTCCAGAGTTCTGCTGCTTTCCGGCATGGCCGCCATTATTGGCGCTATTAGTGCCGGTGTCGCGTACGGATTACTTTGGCTGATCAGCTTAATCACCAATATTTCCTTCTTTCACCGGTTCAAGGTGGAGGATGTGACGCCGCAGGATGCCCATATTGGGGCGTGGGTAATCATCATTCCGGTGATCGGTGCGCTTATCATTGGTTTAATGGCGCGGTACGGTTCGCCCAAGATACGCGGGCATGGGATTCCGGAGGCGTTGGAAGCGATTTTGATCGGTCGAAGCAAACTGGAGCCGAAAGTGGCGATATTGAAGCCGATTTCTTCAGCCATTTCCATTGGAACTGGCGGTCCGTTTGGCGCGGAGGGGCCGATTATCATGACCGGCGGGGCTTGTGGTTCCTTGTTTGCTCAATATTTTCATCTGACTGCCGCTGAACGCAAGACCTTGCTGGTCGCGGGTGCGGCTGGCGGCATGGCTGCCATTTTCTCGACGCCCATTGCAGCAATTTTGCTGGCGGTGGAATTGCTGCTTTTTGAATGGAAGCCGCGCAGTTTGATTCCCGTGGCGGTGTCTGCCATCATGGCTTCGGCCATGCGTGTTCCTCTTTTGGGCGCGGGACCGATCTTCCCGGTATTACCTCATGGAGCCATGACAGGTGCTGAGCTGTTGGTCGCTGGCGTGGTGGGTATCGCCGCTGGTTTGGCCTCCGGAGCCGTCACCACCCTGGTTTATGCGCTCGAGGATGCTTTCAAAAAGTTGCCGATTCATTGGATGTGGTGGCCGGCGATTGGTGCAGTGTTCGTCGGCATCGGTGGTTACATTGATCCGCGGGTGTTGGGGGTGGGATACAAATTAATTCACGGATTGTTGCGCGGGGAATTGGTCGGAGCGGCGGTCTTGGGTTTGCTGATTGGCAAGGCGATCGTCTGGTCCATCGCGCTGGGATCGGGAACTTCCGGCGGTGTGCTGGCTCCGTTGCTCATAATGGGCGGCGCGCTGGGGGCGTTGTTGTCGCGTTGGATTCATATAGGCGATACCGGGCTTTGGGCCATGGTGGCAATGGGGGCGATGATGGGCGGCACCATGCGTGCACCATTTACAGGGACGATTTTTGCGCTGGAATTGACGCATGATTTGAATGCCTTGCCAGCAGTGATGATTGGTTGCATTGCTTCCCTGGGAGTAACGGTGTTGCTCTTGCGGCGATCCATCCTGACCGAGAAAATTGCGCGCCGGGGACGGCATATCAGTTGTGAATACAGTGTCGATCTGTTCAGCCTATTGCGCGTGGGCGACGTAATGGATGCCAATCCACCCACCATCCCCGGTGATATGCCGGTGACGCAGTTCTCGGACCTGATTGCCCAGGGTGATCCGCAACTGACGCGTCGCCAAGGGACGTTGATCGTGGATGGGAGTGGTGATTTGGTAGGGATTATTACGCGTGGGGATGTGGTGCGTGCATTGCAGGGAAAGGCCGCTGAGAAAAATACCGTGCTGGATTCGGGCAAGAAAAATCCCGTTGTCACGTACACAGATGAACTGCTCAACGTGGCGATCAGCAAGATGCTGAAGCAGGACGTGGGGCGATTGCCGGTGGTGGAGCGAAGTAACCCAAAGCGGATTGTTGGTTACTTGGGGCGGGCAAACATCATGGCGGCGCGCACCAAGCACATGGAAGAAGAAGATTTGCGCGAGAAACATCCGTGGCTGGCGCGAACGTTGCGCTGGCCGAAGTTCGCCAAATAGTTTCAGCGTTCACATTCAGTCTGGACAAGTGTCGGGCGGAGAATCAAATTTCCGGCATGGCTTTGACACCTTCAACCATGTTGCCGCTCGGCACGAGCGCGCCCGATTTCCACTTGCCGGATACCAACGGAAAGACTGTTTCGCTGGCAGATTTCAAAGATGCCCCGGCGTTGGTGGTTATCTTCATGTGCAATCATTGTCCTTACGTGAAGCATATTCGTGAGGGCTTGGCGCAGTTTGGGCGTGATTACCAAGCCAAAGGAGTCGGG
This genomic window contains:
- a CDS encoding chloride channel protein; translated protein: MTDSTHTPEISDSLSDFTTNSRVLLLSGMAAIIGAISAGVAYGLLWLISLITNISFFHRFKVEDVTPQDAHIGAWVIIIPVIGALIIGLMARYGSPKIRGHGIPEALEAILIGRSKLEPKVAILKPISSAISIGTGGPFGAEGPIIMTGGACGSLFAQYFHLTAAERKTLLVAGAAGGMAAIFSTPIAAILLAVELLLFEWKPRSLIPVAVSAIMASAMRVPLLGAGPIFPVLPHGAMTGAELLVAGVVGIAAGLASGAVTTLVYALEDAFKKLPIHWMWWPAIGAVFVGIGGYIDPRVLGVGYKLIHGLLRGELVGAAVLGLLIGKAIVWSIALGSGTSGGVLAPLLIMGGALGALLSRWIHIGDTGLWAMVAMGAMMGGTMRAPFTGTIFALELTHDLNALPAVMIGCIASLGVTVLLLRRSILTEKIARRGRHISCEYSVDLFSLLRVGDVMDANPPTIPGDMPVTQFSDLIAQGDPQLTRRQGTLIVDGSGDLVGIITRGDVVRALQGKAAEKNTVLDSGKKNPVVTYTDELLNVAISKMLKQDVGRLPVVERSNPKRIVGYLGRANIMAARTKHMEEEDLREKHPWLARTLRWPKFAK